A single window of Desulfobacterales bacterium DNA harbors:
- the rpmJ gene encoding 50S ribosomal protein L36, which translates to MKVRTSVKKICSSCKVFKRNGIVRVTCKVKKHKQRQG; encoded by the coding sequence ATGAAAGTAAGAACTTCGGTAAAGAAGATATGCAGCAGTTGCAAGGTCTTCAAGAGAAACGGAATCGTGCGGGTCACCTGCAAGGTTAAAAAGCACAAACAACGTCAGGGATAA
- the rpsM gene encoding 30S ribosomal protein S13, whose product MARIAGVDLPKNKHMEIALTYIHGIGRSSAKKILDEVNLPHTINSDDISEVDVTRIRKIIETMYLVEGDRRREVSMDIKRLMDVGCYRGLRHRKGLPCRGQRTKTNARTRKGPRRGPSGRK is encoded by the coding sequence TTGGCTAGAATAGCAGGCGTAGACTTGCCGAAGAACAAACATATGGAAATCGCCCTGACCTATATCCACGGCATCGGGCGTAGTTCGGCAAAAAAGATATTGGATGAGGTGAACCTGCCCCACACCATCAACAGCGATGATATCAGCGAAGTCGATGTGACCCGGATTCGGAAGATCATCGAGACCATGTACCTGGTGGAGGGTGATCGGCGGCGCGAGGTGTCAATGGATATCAAGCGGTTGATGGACGTCGGCTGCTACCGCGGCCTGCGTCATCGCAAGGGCCTGCCCTGCCGGGGGCAGCGGACCAAGACCAATGCCCGGACCCGGAAGGGGCCGCGGCGGGGACCGTCCGGACGGAAGTAA
- the rpsK gene encoding 30S ribosomal protein S11, whose protein sequence is MASPKKGAGGKKRKEKKNVPEGVVYIQSTFNNTIISIADRQGNIISWCSSGCLGFKGSRKSTPFAAQNAVAEAASKAQAHGMRKVEVRVKGPGPGREAALRALQVAGFDVSRITDVTPLPHNGCKPPKRRRV, encoded by the coding sequence ATGGCTAGTCCGAAGAAAGGCGCGGGCGGGAAGAAGCGCAAGGAAAAGAAGAACGTGCCGGAAGGCGTGGTCTATATCCAGTCTACCTTTAACAATACCATCATTTCCATAGCCGACCGGCAGGGGAACATCATCTCCTGGTGCAGTTCCGGTTGTCTCGGGTTCAAGGGGTCGCGCAAGTCCACCCCGTTCGCCGCCCAGAACGCGGTGGCCGAGGCGGCCAGCAAGGCCCAGGCCCATGGAATGCGCAAGGTGGAGGTCCGGGTAAAAGGTCCGGGTCCGGGCCGGGAAGCCGCGCTGCGCGCCCTGCAGGTCGCTGGTTTTGATGTGAGCAGGATCACCGATGTGACCCCCTTGCCCCATAACGGTTGCAAGCCGCCCAAGAGAAGACGGGTATAG